From the Senegalimassilia faecalis genome, one window contains:
- the carA gene encoding glutamine-hydrolyzing carbamoyl-phosphate synthase small subunit, protein MSKISQQLLSGTSKAAGAPAALALEDGAVFYGTACAAAGEAFGEICFNTSLEGYLEVATDPSYAGQIITMTYPQIGNYGVNPEDAQSAAPALRGLVVRDMCTTPSNWRSKLSLHEFLRQHNVVAIEGVDTRALVRHVRDHGAQRAIISTLDLSKESLLAKVRASESLVGQNLAATVSCSKPFTHGIVDLPESHAFAQAPAPAPRFKVVAYDCGVKRSILDGLVRAGCDVTCVPWDTPAERVLQQAPDGVFLSNGPGDPEAVEGTYSQVEKLLGKVPVFGICLGHQMMCKAAGADIEKLKFGHRGGNHPVMNLRTRRVEITAQNHGFGLLFPSLGPLVPELSGGFKGHEDDLRFWVRAGIAPVVQNERFGRIQLTHVNLNDGTAEGIAFLDIPAFSVQYHPEANPGPTDAHYLFTAFARLMEGREDYLDIDIAADRLAGWKFGAEGACEEACNA, encoded by the coding sequence TTGAGCAAGATATCACAGCAGTTGCTAAGCGGCACGTCGAAGGCCGCCGGCGCCCCGGCGGCGCTGGCGCTTGAAGACGGTGCGGTGTTCTACGGCACCGCGTGCGCCGCAGCAGGGGAGGCCTTTGGCGAAATCTGCTTCAACACGTCGTTGGAAGGCTACTTGGAAGTGGCCACCGACCCCAGCTACGCCGGGCAGATCATCACCATGACGTACCCGCAAATCGGCAATTACGGCGTGAACCCCGAAGACGCCCAGTCCGCCGCGCCGGCACTGCGCGGCCTGGTGGTGCGCGACATGTGCACCACGCCCAGCAATTGGCGCAGCAAGCTTTCCTTGCATGAGTTCTTGCGACAGCACAACGTAGTGGCCATCGAAGGCGTCGACACGCGCGCTTTGGTGCGCCACGTACGCGACCATGGCGCACAGCGCGCCATCATCTCCACGCTTGACCTCAGCAAGGAAAGCCTGCTGGCAAAGGTGCGCGCAAGCGAAAGCTTGGTGGGCCAGAACCTTGCAGCAACCGTTTCTTGCTCTAAGCCGTTTACTCACGGTATTGTCGACCTGCCTGAAAGCCACGCGTTCGCGCAAGCCCCCGCACCGGCCCCTCGCTTCAAAGTGGTCGCCTACGACTGCGGCGTGAAGCGCTCCATCCTTGATGGCCTGGTGCGCGCAGGCTGCGACGTGACGTGCGTGCCGTGGGACACGCCGGCCGAGCGCGTGCTGCAGCAGGCGCCCGACGGGGTGTTTCTCAGCAACGGCCCGGGCGATCCTGAAGCGGTTGAAGGCACGTATTCCCAGGTGGAGAAGCTGCTGGGCAAGGTGCCCGTTTTCGGCATCTGCCTGGGGCACCAGATGATGTGCAAGGCGGCCGGCGCCGACATCGAGAAGCTGAAGTTCGGCCACCGCGGCGGCAACCATCCCGTCATGAACCTGCGCACGCGCCGCGTGGAGATCACGGCGCAAAACCACGGCTTCGGCCTGCTGTTCCCCAGCTTGGGCCCGCTGGTGCCCGAGCTGTCCGGCGGTTTCAAGGGCCACGAAGATGACCTGCGCTTCTGGGTGCGCGCCGGCATCGCGCCCGTGGTGCAAAACGAACGCTTCGGCCGCATCCAGCTGACGCACGTCAACCTCAACGACGGCACGGCCGAGGGCATCGCGTTTCTGGACATCCCGGCGTTTTCCGTGCAGTACCATCCCGAGGCCAACCCTGGCCCCACCGACGCGCACTACCTGTTCACGGCGTTTGCGCGCCTGATGGAGGGTCGCGAAGACTATTTGGACATCGACATCGCCGCCGACCGCTTGGCCGGATGGAAATTCGGCGCCGAGGGCGCTTGTGAGGAGGCTTGCAATGCCTAA
- a CDS encoding dihydroorotate dehydrogenase electron transfer subunit, whose amino-acid sequence MALVNERARILSNGCVGPNLYLMTLSAPAIAAAIEPGQFVHMKIPGMEGHILRRPFSVYAADAATATLDVLYQTVGFGTNHLAGLAPEAADAEPQSELIGPVGRRWNAPEGCKRALLVAGGVGAAPLFMLCQELVAAGVHVDVVLGAQTQAALVTLERYQQTVNGSVAVATDDGSFGRAGFCTSLSQEALDAGVNGERYDYVACCGPEPLMKIVAGQAAQAGVPCQISMEKRMACGVGACLSCVVDTVDGKRRSCVDGPVFDAEKVVW is encoded by the coding sequence GTGGCGCTTGTGAACGAGCGGGCGCGCATTCTAAGCAACGGATGCGTGGGCCCGAATCTGTATCTCATGACGCTTTCGGCGCCGGCTATCGCGGCCGCCATCGAACCCGGTCAGTTCGTGCATATGAAGATTCCCGGCATGGAGGGCCACATCTTGCGCCGCCCGTTTTCGGTGTACGCGGCCGATGCTGCTACCGCCACGCTTGACGTGCTGTACCAAACTGTCGGATTCGGCACGAACCATCTGGCGGGACTGGCGCCCGAAGCTGCCGACGCCGAACCGCAAAGCGAGCTCATCGGGCCCGTTGGCCGTCGTTGGAATGCGCCGGAAGGCTGCAAGCGCGCGCTGCTGGTGGCTGGCGGCGTGGGCGCAGCCCCTCTGTTCATGCTGTGCCAGGAACTGGTAGCTGCCGGCGTGCACGTGGACGTGGTGCTGGGCGCGCAGACGCAGGCGGCCCTGGTGACGCTTGAGCGCTACCAGCAAACCGTCAACGGCAGCGTTGCCGTGGCTACCGACGACGGGTCGTTCGGCCGCGCGGGCTTCTGCACCTCGCTTTCGCAAGAAGCCCTTGACGCGGGCGTTAACGGCGAACGCTACGACTATGTGGCGTGCTGCGGCCCCGAGCCGCTTATGAAGATCGTGGCCGGTCAGGCCGCGCAGGCGGGCGTGCCGTGCCAGATCTCAATGGAGAAGCGCATGGCGTGCGGCGTGGGCGCATGCCTGTCGTGCGTCGTCGACACCGTCGACGGCAAGCGCCGCTCATGCGTCGACGGGCCTGTGTTCGATGCTGAAAAGGTGGTGTGGTAG
- the carB gene encoding carbamoyl-phosphate synthase large subunit, whose product MPKRTDIKTILVIGSGPIVIGQACEFDYSGTQACKVLKEEGYRVVLVNSNPATIMTDPSMADRTYIEPITAEFVEQVIAKEHPDALLPTLGGQTGLNTAVELAESGVLDKYGVEMIGCDLDAIKRGEDRKLFNDCMVELGIETARSGYAYSVEDALAITEALGYPVVLRPSFTMGGAGGGIAHTEDELRLIVSQGLELSPAGEVLVEESIEGWKEFEMEVMRDRAGNGIIVCSIENFDAMGVHTGDSITVAPAQTLSDVEYQRMRAASLAILEKVGVETGGSNVQFAVNPHNGRMVVIEMNPRVSRSSALASKATGFPIAKAAARLAVGYTLDEIVNDITKATPACFEPSIDYCVVKVPRFAFEKFQGTDDTLSTRMKAVGEIMAIGRTFEEALGKAMRSLENGRAGLNADGKCKEILDEDDFDDLVGRPTQDRIFYMAEALRRGWTVDAVHEATGIDPWFISRMRDIVVVEENLRGMRLDELDADAFRLLKRMGLSDAQIAHLTGSDELTVRTCRKLLGVVPAFKTVDTCAAEFPSKTAYHYKTYDADETEAPGARGRKRAMILGAGPNRIGQGIEFDYCCVHASYALHDAGYETIMVNCNPETVSTDYDTSDKLYFEPLTFEDVMDIVDVEQPDGVVVTLGGQTPLKLAAALQDAGVHIMGTKPEAIDLAEDRDRFRAICDELNITYPAAGQASTFEEACVVADQIGFPLLVRPSYVLGGRGMGIVYDGSQLEKYMAEAARITPDHPVYLDRFLEGAVELDLDALCDGNQVWVGAIMEHIEMAGIHSGDSACCTPPFALSDAIQAQLRAIARRLALRLGVVGLINIQFAIKDQVIYMIEANPRASRTVPFASKATGVPLAKAAARIMAGESIASMDLPSDERRLDHFSVKEVVMPFGRFPGADTVLGPEMKSTGEVMGIAYNFPCAYAKTQLAISYKLPEGGTVFISVCDRDKRPIVSIARDIVRLGFHIVATDGTARALRAAGVDCTTVKKIHEGTPNVRDMLVGGQIALMINTPFGHATRNDGYELRTEAVKHGITQVTNLAGAQAMVAGMEASRENGLTVIALQDLPQHTLPLDPAPTA is encoded by the coding sequence ATGCCTAAGCGCACCGACATCAAAACCATTCTCGTCATCGGCTCGGGCCCCATCGTCATCGGTCAGGCCTGCGAGTTCGACTATTCCGGCACGCAGGCGTGCAAGGTGCTCAAAGAAGAGGGCTACCGCGTGGTGCTGGTGAATTCGAACCCCGCCACCATCATGACCGACCCGTCCATGGCCGATCGCACCTACATCGAGCCCATCACGGCCGAGTTCGTGGAACAGGTCATCGCGAAAGAGCATCCCGACGCGCTGCTGCCCACACTCGGCGGCCAAACGGGTCTGAACACCGCCGTTGAGCTGGCCGAATCCGGCGTGCTGGACAAGTACGGCGTGGAAATGATCGGCTGCGACCTTGACGCCATCAAGCGCGGCGAAGACCGCAAGCTGTTCAACGACTGCATGGTCGAGCTGGGCATCGAAACGGCGCGCAGCGGCTACGCGTACTCCGTTGAAGACGCGCTGGCCATCACCGAGGCGCTTGGGTACCCCGTGGTGCTGCGCCCCAGCTTCACCATGGGCGGCGCCGGCGGCGGCATCGCGCACACCGAAGACGAGCTGCGCCTGATCGTGTCGCAAGGCCTTGAGCTTTCGCCGGCGGGCGAGGTGCTGGTGGAGGAATCCATCGAAGGCTGGAAAGAGTTCGAGATGGAGGTCATGCGCGACCGCGCCGGCAACGGCATCATCGTATGCTCCATCGAGAACTTCGACGCCATGGGCGTGCACACGGGCGACTCCATCACCGTGGCGCCTGCGCAAACGCTCTCCGACGTGGAATACCAGCGCATGCGCGCCGCCAGCCTTGCCATCTTGGAGAAGGTGGGCGTGGAGACGGGCGGCTCGAACGTGCAGTTCGCTGTGAACCCGCACAACGGGCGCATGGTGGTCATCGAGATGAACCCGCGCGTGTCGCGCTCTTCCGCGCTTGCGTCGAAAGCCACCGGTTTCCCCATCGCGAAAGCCGCCGCGCGTCTGGCCGTCGGCTACACGCTCGACGAGATCGTCAACGACATCACCAAGGCAACGCCGGCGTGCTTCGAGCCGTCCATCGATTACTGCGTGGTGAAGGTGCCGCGCTTCGCGTTCGAGAAGTTCCAGGGCACCGACGATACGCTTTCCACCCGCATGAAGGCCGTGGGCGAGATCATGGCCATCGGCCGCACGTTCGAAGAGGCGCTTGGCAAGGCCATGCGTTCGCTTGAGAACGGGCGCGCGGGCCTGAACGCCGACGGCAAGTGCAAGGAGATCCTCGACGAGGACGACTTTGACGACTTGGTAGGCCGTCCCACGCAGGATCGCATCTTCTACATGGCCGAGGCGTTGCGCCGCGGCTGGACGGTCGACGCGGTGCACGAAGCCACGGGCATCGACCCGTGGTTCATCAGCCGCATGCGCGATATCGTGGTGGTGGAGGAAAACCTGCGCGGCATGCGCCTGGACGAGTTGGATGCCGACGCGTTTCGCCTGCTCAAGCGCATGGGGCTTTCCGATGCGCAAATCGCGCACCTCACGGGTTCCGATGAGCTGACGGTGCGCACGTGCCGCAAGCTGCTCGGCGTGGTGCCGGCGTTCAAAACCGTTGACACGTGCGCTGCCGAGTTCCCCAGCAAAACGGCCTACCATTACAAAACCTACGACGCCGACGAAACCGAGGCGCCGGGTGCGCGCGGCCGCAAGCGCGCCATGATTCTGGGCGCCGGCCCGAACCGCATCGGCCAGGGCATCGAGTTCGACTACTGCTGCGTGCACGCCAGCTACGCGCTGCACGATGCGGGGTACGAAACCATCATGGTGAACTGCAACCCCGAAACGGTGTCCACCGACTACGACACGTCCGACAAGCTGTACTTCGAGCCGCTCACGTTCGAGGATGTCATGGACATCGTGGACGTCGAACAGCCCGACGGCGTGGTGGTGACGCTGGGCGGCCAAACGCCGCTGAAGCTTGCCGCGGCGCTGCAGGACGCCGGCGTGCACATCATGGGCACGAAACCCGAGGCCATCGACCTGGCCGAAGACCGCGACCGCTTCCGCGCCATCTGCGACGAGCTGAACATCACGTACCCGGCTGCCGGCCAGGCGTCCACGTTCGAAGAAGCGTGCGTCGTGGCCGACCAGATCGGCTTCCCGCTGCTCGTGCGCCCCAGCTACGTGCTGGGCGGGCGCGGTATGGGCATCGTTTACGACGGCTCGCAGCTTGAAAAGTACATGGCAGAGGCCGCTAGGATCACGCCCGACCATCCCGTGTACCTTGACCGCTTCCTGGAAGGCGCCGTAGAGCTTGACCTCGACGCGCTGTGCGACGGCAACCAGGTATGGGTGGGCGCCATCATGGAGCACATCGAGATGGCCGGCATCCACTCGGGCGACTCGGCCTGCTGCACGCCGCCGTTCGCGCTGTCCGACGCCATCCAGGCCCAGCTGCGCGCCATCGCGCGCCGCCTGGCGCTGCGTTTGGGCGTCGTAGGACTCATCAACATCCAGTTCGCCATCAAAGACCAGGTCATCTACATGATCGAGGCGAACCCGCGCGCAAGCCGCACCGTACCGTTCGCGTCGAAGGCCACGGGTGTGCCGCTGGCGAAGGCCGCGGCGCGCATCATGGCGGGGGAGAGCATTGCCAGCATGGATTTACCTTCCGACGAGCGTCGCCTCGACCACTTCAGCGTGAAAGAGGTCGTCATGCCGTTCGGCCGTTTCCCGGGCGCCGACACGGTGCTGGGCCCCGAGATGAAATCGACGGGCGAGGTCATGGGCATCGCGTACAACTTCCCATGCGCCTATGCGAAAACGCAGCTGGCCATCAGCTACAAGCTGCCCGAAGGCGGCACGGTGTTCATCAGCGTGTGCGACCGCGACAAGCGCCCCATCGTGTCCATCGCGCGCGACATCGTGCGCTTGGGCTTCCACATCGTGGCCACCGACGGCACGGCCCGCGCGCTGCGCGCCGCCGGCGTCGATTGCACCACGGTCAAGAAGATCCACGAGGGCACGCCGAACGTGCGCGACATGCTGGTGGGCGGCCAGATCGCGCTTATGATCAACACGCCGTTCGGCCACGCCACGCGCAACGATGGCTACGAGCTGCGCACCGAGGCCGTGAAACACGGCATCACGCAGGTCACGAACCTTGCCGGCGCGCAGGCCATGGTGGCCGGCATGGAGGCCTCGCGCGAAAACGGCCTGACCGTCATCGCGCTCCAGGACTTGCCGCAGCACACGTTGCCGCTTGACCCCGCGCCTACCGCATAA